The Venturia canescens isolate UGA chromosome 4, ASM1945775v1, whole genome shotgun sequence genomic interval atgTTAAAACTTAAACTGATTCCATCCCTACATGTGACTTTGAGATTCAACTTATTCGCCCCAAATAAACGGTTGTTAGGAAAATAATTTCACCTGTAAATTCTAACGAGCCAATGTTCCGTCGTGTAGGCTTCGTCCAAGTaggttaatttgaaatttttgtttcctatCTCAGCATTACGAGTGCGATCGTAACCGGCGGGTGAACGATAATCGACCGTTACTTCGCCGAATCGAAAATAGCTCAATTTGTACATAAGAGAATTGAGAAGGGTAGAGGAGCCTTCCGAATCGACACGGAATTCACCTCTCTCGGTGAAATAGTCGCTTTCACGAATATCCTGAGGGTGTTCGCCTTCGGCAATACGCACCAtccataaaaatttatttatgtcATCACCGGAATAACCTATCATTCCACCGAATATGACTAGAACGTAATCAACGTCGAGCGACGTCATTATGTCATACGCCGCGCTCTCATTCGAACTCATCGCTTTTCCTACCAAAGCTATGTGCGAATTGTTCCACGTATTATTGTCGACGAGGGTCGtcctaaaaaaataaaaatacaggtGCATGAGAAACAAGCTCtagtcaataaaaaattcaaatgcaattgaatcgcaggaatatcaaaattttcatactttttgaGAATTGAACCAATTCtcaatatagaaaaaatttcgtacgtttatttatcaaaattctaTGAATCAAATTCaatcaatattttgaaaaaatattgtgataCTTCAATAATCGTTGCCTTCGATCGCAAAAAATGTACAACTTTAAGGTTTTTTGTCGTAATGAAAGATGGGCCaagaagtggaaaaaaatcgaccaaatttttcgatgaattctACAATCTAGATTGCAGCTTGATGAGGATTgtcacaacaaaataaaaagataagtTTACCTATTTGCCATTCCAGCAATCTGATAACCGTAATCCCACCAGCTCATGACTCTCGCATCATTGACTGTGTTTTGAGCTAACCAGTAATAAGCTTCGCGGAAATCATCGAGAATAGTTCTTCCACCGTCGTTCGTATACGAGGCGAGTACGATCGATGGACTGGAGTATGCGTTGCTCGTGACCCATGTACAATGTACGGTAAACATCATTAGGAGCATGAGAATACCGATCGCGACACCATTACGAAGATTAGCACCCAGCCCATCGCCACTTCCTTTCGGTCTTTCGTGTTTCATTCTCCGCAATTTTCCGGCTTTGTCGTACAACCCACGACGGGCTTCAACGGGATACAGCCCACCCACGTTTCTCCCGGACTCTTCTTCGCTTTCCTCTTCGCTTCCATCCCCACCCTCGCCACCCTCCCGGTCACCGCTCTCTCTGTTTTCCTCTTTGAGGAACAGCTCCAGAATACCGCTGAACGCGATACCGGCCAGCATGCAAACGACTGGAGTCAGGGTTAGCATCAAACGTACCATCACACCAGCAAAATACACGGCACTTATGGCGTAGAGAACAACtgcaaaaagaattaaaattattttaatttaggGACAAAAAATTATGCAAAGTATTGTGCCGATCGGttggaagctttttttttaataaggGTCGAAAgttctaaattttttatttcaatcctTTATAAAATCAGTTCCTTTCTGTGCgtacgatataaaaatatttttctcataattaaaattcaattaaaatgcTTTCAATTTACAAGACTTTCGAAAAAGGGttcgaaatttaaatttttgtaTGAATAAACTGAAATATCGCGATTAATAATTGGTACGCAAGATATTTGATAATGTAAATTATTTCACTCATTCTTTTCATTTCGTGTcgagtttttctctttttgaaattatgaactatttttcaaaggtcgtTTATATAGATTCCTGTTTATAACAATTACTCTGTATAAAAGACTTTGTCACGTTTGTTTGAACAGCTGAAGTGAATGATAGCGATATTGAACGAGTattccaaaaattttcaaataaacgcACGAGGAATTGAGGTATAAAACTCAAAATGGAACAATATTCGATAGCACACGAGAGATTACTTTGAAAAAAGTCTGATTTAGCAAAGACTCCACGAGacatttttgattttcgatCCCTATAACCattcttgaatttattatttattttatcccTTTCATTAAAGGATTTgtggatagaaaaaataaaggatGAAACGTGAAGTGAATTGATCTTACCGAATACACGTTCGTCGTTAATACGTTTGATGCAGTACCAAAGTCCAACAGGGAAAGTCGTAACAAGGATATgaagatcgaagaaaaaactgaaCCATGTTGTGGGTTGATGTTCGGAAACAGAGGCGATGATAGGTATGTGAATTTTGGCATATCCAGTATCCCAAAGACTGTAGAATCTTCCGCTCCATGGTGCAACGATGCCGGCATATGTCAGGCCAGCGAGAATGGCGAGTAAAACACCAGCAGTTACAGCGACAACGCCACCGAAATATTTGATTTCAGTTTTCGTTAAAACTGTACGTAAATAACGAAGAGCAGCAACGAAAATGATCAGACCAAAAACACCGCTGGCTGCCATGTGTTCAGAAGTACGAATTGGTTGAAATCCAACAAAAGGAATTTGCATACTCAGTAGGAGTCCGAGTATGTAAAAAGTTGTGTAACTTGTGAAGAGTCTGTTGCTGTATCGGTTCATCACAAGCAATACAAAAACGTGAAACGGTATGAGATTTATAATAAATACATAACCGCCCCACGCAGAAACCATATAAAAGTAGGAAAGAGCCGTCATGGCTGCCCAGAAGATGGATCCCGTTTTCACTGATTTCACCCAAAGATAGTAAGTTATTTGAAGCGCAAATATGGCTATTCCCTCGTTGTCGTAACTACCTGCTACCGATCTTGATATGTAACCTGGTACAATGGCGATGAAACAAGCAGCAAAAAGACCTGCTCCGGCACTCCATAGTTCCTTGGTTAATAAATAAGTTGATATTGCTGTCAAGCCGCTGAACACTGGGGCCAGAAAGACACAAATGTCTCTTATGTGAACAGGTATGTTGAGAGAGTGAAGAATGTAATGTATAGATCCAGAAGTTATCATGAGACCCGGGTAGACGGTTCCTCCGACAATTCGACCCAGAGGATACCAAGCTCGCTCATCGAACCagttcaaaaaattgtaaaaaccaTGTTGCACCATATACGCCGTAGCTCTGTAATTGAACCTGCGATGAAAAGCACAAAACATAAGAAACAAACGATTACCTGGGACACGAAGAGAGTAGTCAAATTGCAAATGCGATTGAttcaattgtttatttaaagGAAAAATCGTGTATTCACCGCTGGTATATAATTggtatagaaaaagaaaaaagatgacGAAAAACTGCTCGGTACGAATTTGCATACGGGAGAGATTATTGAAATCAAGTTACGATATAGAAAGACAACGTACCATGGATCGAACTCGTGGATTATACTCTCGAAACGTATTACGGCAAACAATCGAGAGGCAAAGCCAGATATCCATGCGAGTAATAAAATGGTAAAAGTCAGAAGGGAACTAAAACCCGCGGCGTTTGTCAACGTCGAAGACTTCATTTGCTTGGACGATGGTTTTTTATCCGGAAACATGACTTTCTTCGTATACGGCACTGTGGCCGTTTTGCTCTGCATTGCttctttcttttgtttttcttattaCTTTTCTTCTTCTGATCCGTGATATTGCTTTgtaagaaaagaaataaaatatactCCCCGAGATtacgaaacgacaccactTTATTTGAGATTTTAactcatcaaatcatttgggAAACATATAGCCAtacgtggaaaaaatttacaCCCATCCCCGGTACGACACGTAGCGAGAACTTTATCGGAGCACGACGACTACCGACACCGACCACGAACACACGAAAGCGTGCAACGTAGATAGAAAGCAACGCGGTCAACTTTAAAGACGTCCGTAAAATCGTGAGAAACTCTAGTGGCGCTGCTTTCTTACGGGAATCGATCTCAACATGCGTCGttgtttattattaatatattgACGTTCATCGTAAAAGTTCAAGAATTTGTATTGAAGTACAATCCTATTTTTTAAGGGAGCAGATAGTACATAGATACACTAAATGAATgctatcatttttcttatcgcCTTATCACCAcctctcattttcattattttctttgaaaCCATGTAGATTACAGAGCCGCTTGTGGGAGAATTCCTAAGCTAATTTTCATATCGCACTATAGACGAAGGTTCctaaccttcaaattttacttttcatgGTACCGGCACCTGTACTCAGTTGAGCAATGAGATGGATGAGATGGGCAATATCCAATGAGAACTTCTTTCATCCGAAAATTTCCTGCTGGATCTCAACTTTCATTCGATAACTTTATCGTTTATCGCTACATATACATGCTGCGGTTTTGAAGCGTCGAGAGAGCGTCGACCATTCGAATAtgcaaaataattcaaatttcacATGGTGACATTGAAAGCAAGgtcagaaaaaatttgagttttaatagaaaaaaactgatgtacatgaaaaatattctgatAAGATTTCAATTGACAAGTTTTTTGTGAACCCTTTTTTTGTTGCTTTATTGGAAATCCTTCATAGCAGGTGTCAAGGTCGTAAGAGCATCCTGCATTTGTTTACGCTCCATGTCGGTTCTCAATGAACTCCACAattcttccaattttttccgttgATGTTTCTGCAGGAATTTAAACAGattaaataatacaaaaactgcaaaaaaagaaattattgacgatttttttgtttacctTTATGTAATTAAAACAGTGTTTCATGGTGGCACCAACATAAATTATGTTCACTTTGACCAAACGACCTCCGACATCACTGATGAAAGGCAAAGAATCAATCACGAATTTGTGAGGTCCATGGCGGACTTTTATTAGAGCGATTCTTGTATGTGTATTACAGTATTTAGCTGAATGTGAAATATCATTGATTtattaaatgaaacaattCCAATATTGAGTGGCATATAAATTATTATCTGTGAACTAATCATTAGTTCACAGGGCACATTTGGATTCCGAATCCTTTCAAAACTCACCATTAAATCCAGCTTTGATTGCAGCCTGACCAAAATCACCATACAATTTCTGTACTTTATCCTGTATCGCAAGATGCAATGCAGTGGTTTTCAAAACCAGAGGCTTGTCCTCATTTCCCTGAGGGACTATTTCTATCGTAATGTATCTGTAattaagaacattttttttctataattttaatttttttcactaaatatACGAATTCAATTACCTGTTTTTGAATCGCACCATGTTGCGTGATTATTAAAACTCTTTATAGTTCTTccgtaaaaaataattgtcgaATCACattgttttatatattattatttttaaccatttttatttatttggcaCTATCGCGTTTGATTACATTTTGAGGTTATATAGTTTTGACCTATCAGCTGATCGAACACACACGTGCTTTCGAAAGGTTACAAAGTTTCAGAACCAACTGCCGATATATAAGTGCtacaaaaatttaatttatatatatatatgcgcctgttgtttttttataatttccaTCACAATAATCTACACAATCGCTAACGAGTTAATTGTCGATTAATTTGCCCATGAAACCGGTAGTTTTCACAAATTGGGATCTGTCGGTATAGATATATCATCACGTAACAAATTCTCTGAAATCCTCCCacttatttcttttttgaacGCACGTGCATATCGTATAatacgtatacatatatgttacAGCAAAATAAGCAACAGCACGCGATTACTTTCGAGTAACATCGAGACAGTGAATCATTAATAATACTACGAATACAAGCACGTTGCCGATTTGCTTTTCTGGGGCGGAAAAAAATACATGTTTGGacgtaaaaaaaacatgtcgaaaaatacaaaaacaagaaaacattCTCGAAGCAGGTGAGTAATATTTTATATTGATTGGAAAAATTGCTGATTCGACGTATGAAGTGCGATTTGAATGTTcgcattgttgaatttttcttattttttatctgtgtgattaccactttctgcatgaataatgaatatattcgcgtaaaaaaaatgcttaTGTCGGTTCAAGAGGTTTGTCTTATCTCAAAAGGTCGTAACGGAATTGCAACATTCCCCGACTCGACTGTCGTAAAGATTATCtttagtttttttcaatttctgttTACTTCGAGCTTATCCCCAAAGCCTTGCAGCACAAAAGTTCTCTGCAGTTGCAGAAACTGCAGAAGCTGACAATCGTTCGTCATTGCCagtattttcatgaaatatggCTTATTTCATCGGTGTTGACGTAGGAACGGGTAGTGCGAGAGCCGCACTTTTCAATTCTGATGGAACAATAGTTAAAAGTGCTCtcagaaatattgaaatttttaatcctGCTGCAAACTTTTACGAGCAGTCCTCTGAAAATATATGGAAATCAGTGGTTCATGTTGTCAAGGTCagcaattatttattataagaTTTTTGaaagcatttaaaaaaaaagtcagaagaaagaaataattttacatcgctttttcaagatttactCTATTCGTTGTAATTAATTGCATCGCATATTAaatgttttattgaattttggagtccttttttttcatttagcaTAGGGAGCTTGTTactcaatttctttttcaattgaaataataatttttgttccagATCGTAAAATGTGGAATTCCTGTAAATTCCATCAAAGGAATCGGATTTGATGCCACTTGTTCTCTTGTAGCACTCGATCAATTTGGATCGCCAGTTTCAGTCAGCTCTACTGGTAAATCTTTGCATTTGATATTAACCATTATGTCTTAATTTTGTCTTATTGACatgaaaaagggaaaataaagtaaatatttgaaagtaCTATTTTATTAGAAACCATTTGTGTTGACTGATCGAAAGAAGACGCGTCTAGATGATAATATCTTTTGCCCTCGTAacaaatttaaattttatttttccaggtAGAAACGAGCAAAATGTTGTATTGTGGATGGATCACAGGGCAGAAGCAGAGGCCAATTACATCAACACGCTTGGTCATGAATTATTGCGTAACGTTGGTGGTAAAATCTCTTTGGAGATGGAAATTCCAAAGATATTGTGGTTGAAGAATAATCTGCCCGAACAATGGCAGAAGATGAAATTGCTTTTTGATTTGCCGGATTTCTTGACGTGGAAAGCTACGAATTCTGAAACgaggcaattttttcattctagaTGGTTTCAATTTTTGTGACATATGCATACTTTGACTACTGGCTCTCGTTTTCCTAAAATTAACTTAAATATTTTCTACATAAAATGAATTGTTACGGGGCAACTGATTGACTTCAACGCAAATTTTAGATCGCTATGTTCCTTGGTTTGCAAATGGAACTACAGAGCCAGTCCTGATGCGAAGAACAGATgggatttcgattttttcgatcaaattGGCCTTTCGAGTTTGAAGGATGATCACTGGCGAAGAATAGGtacaattttatgattttaataACGTCTAGTAATCAATTTCCAAAATAGCCATCCggagatttttcatttaactaaaattgaaaattttacttttgtaacaaaatgttttatgTCCAATCTTCACCGTTCACAAGGCAACGTAGTAAAATTACCAGGCGAAGCAGTAGGCTCAGGTTTGAGCGCGAAGGCGGCCGCGGAACTCGAGCTCTGGGAAGGAATGCCTGTCGGATGTTCCTTGATTGACGCCCACGCAGGTGCCCTCGGAATGCTCGGCTGCAGAGCTCCGGGTATAAGTGATGACGTCACCACAAgattgagtaaaaaaataatttttacaacATTTTCATCTCATTCTGtgcaaaattgaatttgaaacaaatgTTTGTTATGTCCAGGCTTAATTTGCGGTACTTCAACTTGTCATATGGCATTGAGTGACAAAGGAATTTTCGTCGAGGGTGTTTGGGGACCGTATTTCAGCGCCATTATTGCAGATTATTGGCTCAACGAGGGTGGTCAAAGTGCAACTGGAAAGTTGCTCGATCACATTATAGAATCTCATCCCGCAACTTCGCAAATCCGAATGAAAATGGACTCCAAAATGTGAGAAAATATCGCGTTACTTTCCACGAGACTGGTCTCTAGACGACTACTCCTGAAAGTTATCAATTTTCctccaagttttgaaaacctGACAAAATACGTTATCCAGAAAATAAATTCCGATCGGAATTACAGGCATGTACAACAATACCTCACGGACTTGTTGCAATCAAtggcaacgaaaaaaaatcacgctgaTGTTGCATTTCTTACAAAAGATTACCACGTTTGGCCAGACTTTCATGGTAATCGATCTCCTCTCGCTGATCCCAGTCTTCAAGGAATGGTAccgaattattttcatcaattttcattaccttagtcaatttcaaatattctttactgtggaaaaaaattcgacagATTTCAGGACTTTCTCTGGCGAATGACGAAGAAAATTTGGCAGTTTTGTATCTAGCGACTATGCATGCGTTAACGGTTTGTATTTTCAATCctaacaattttataattgaaattgaaaattcagccaTTTTATGATAATAAATAGATTAAGTAATAAgggtttctaaaaaaaaatttttttatctttgacAATCGTTTTTTCCTAAAAATAGTACGGAACTCGTCACATTTTGGATGAGCTGACGAAAGCCGGTCACAAAATTGAAACGGTATTAATCTGTGGTGGATTAAGCCAGAATTCCCTCTTCGTACAAAGTCAAGCTGATGTCCTTGGACTGCCGGTGCTGATACCAAACGAGCGTGAATCTGTTTTACTCGGAGCAGCGATTCTCGGAGCATGCGCAAGTGGACAATTCACAAATTTCCAAAAAGCCATGAGCTCCATGGGCGGAAGTGGCACGGTCGTAAAACCGAACAATATTTCTTATCCGTACGTCGAAtatcaagagaaaaaaattcgtcgaaatttctaccagtttcatgatattgaatgtaacgttttttttgtagATTCCACTGCCGGAAATATCGAGTTTTCCAAAAAATGGTGAAGGATCAAAAAGAGTACAGGAAAATAATGCACGAATCGATGTGACGacagtgaaaaatgttgatccAGAATATTTAGAGAATGAGGGCTTCTTCAACGTCCCtgaaaattgtatttcgaaTCCACAATTCACGTTGCCCGATAACAGGATGTATtcaattgaacttttttttatggttttttgCTGGGGCATTCCGAAGTTTGCCTCGCTATTGAAATACTTTGCATTTCGTCATTTGTGCTTGCAGAGAAATTGTTTCTGTTAGAAAAGTCGTATAAATTCGATGATATATTTTATCGACTACAAAATAATGTTCCACAAATTGATAAAGTTTCAAAGTGGAGCAGTCATCGAACCGAGAACTTGAGTAAATTGACTAATTTGGAAACATGGTACATCAAAAATGTGGAACTCGATAGAAGTAGATCATTTTCTGCGAGTTTATCGAAcagtgaaaatgaaattgttcttcAAAGCCAACCGGGTCGATGACTGACAAAAAACTTTAATACAAAATATAATTAACGACGAAAcgcggtttttttttattaaaactgtccatatcgatataaaaatatttgggaGGAGCGCTCGCCCGAATTTCAGATAAAACAAAGCCCAAAATAGTATTATTTGCTTTGTGGAAAAGCGCATACGATTGCGAAAAACGACTGAATTATttgcaaataaaacaaaattagcAAATGCCTTTTCATTTCAgacgttcaaaaaaatttaccaaATAATTCAATATATTTGAAATAACATCAATATTCTTCACACGATGATAAAAACATTAAACCTAAATCAAACATAACTTGATACGCATTgtgcacttttttcttcttaataTCCATTTGGTAAAGGAACGTGTCCTGGAGATTTGCGATCAATTGAAGCTTGAACCAAAGCATAAAATAGTGCATCTGGACCTTTGatcgatcaataaaatttgaagTAACATTCAAAGTTGTGCATCTTTATTTAAAGGCGAAAATGACTGATTGCACTTGGCATATCTTATTGCTTGGTTCGAGAAACACAACGCCTTTtgccatttaaaaaattgaacttgCCAACAAGAAACGGTGTTCGAATTGCGAACGAATAAATTGCCTCAAATAAactatatatgtatgtatgcaAATGagtagaaaatatttcggatCTCGATCGATTCGAGGCACTGTGGTGATTTCTTATTTTCTCGCCTTTTCGTAAAATATCATCTTTATCGTCGATCTGAGGAAGACATTTTCTGAGCGCCAGAATCTGCGATTGTTTCTTAATCCTTCCAGCATCACGTAAATTTGTAAGCTTCCGCAATTTGATTGAGCATACATTCGAAAGCGTTGGGAGCCAACGTGTTGAATCTCTGGCGCCAAAGATGTGTTGATATTATTTGTCGGCCTAAAGAATTTGTCGATTCTTGAACTTCTTCACAAACATCCACTGCCGTTTGCCAAattgtttctaaaaaaaaatcgagatgtaGATTGTTAATTATTTCGATACAAAATACCGACAATGAAAGTTTTACTTaagcgattttttcaattacttttcattacttttcagACACTAAGAAATCAGACAATTCGTgatgtgaaaattttaatctccattcaaattttatttcaaattcttcCAAGCTATAGTGAAAAATTCTCACCAAGATTGTTGACAAGTTTATTTTTGCCTGGGACGTCGAAATTTTTTAGGTACTCGACACTTATGACGGCGAATTGTTTGAGCTCCTTAATGGATTCATAACTACAACAACGTGATCTATGATTGGCCACAAGAACACTGCCAGGTAAAACATGACGAACGATTTCTTTCAAGGCCTCCTCTACCATTCCACATCTTATGATATTTCCTTGAGTTTTGTTCGCAGTTGCTGGGACGGCACGAATCATATGCAACCACATTCGTGGTGGAAGTGCATTCGCTTCGGCAATACACAAAATTGTGTGGCTATTGTTATTTCGTTTTCTCGACACTGAAATCTCAGGCACGTTCTCAGTCATATAGCCACCAGGATATTCATCCACTATTAAGACTGAATCTGGTCCACCCAGCTTGAATTCTTCCAGATGAGAATTCACATAGTCGTCCGCTATTTTTGCACATCTTTCATACACTTTTTTCACCACGTGTTCTTTCACatctataaaaatttgtcattatttaaaaaaaaaacagcaaagaCAATTAAAGGATTATTGTGTTTAGTTGTCAAAACATACCCAAACAAGAAGCTGCAATATCGGAAGGAAACATCTTGCACCATGCCAGTATTATTTGAAGGCAAGTTTTGAATTCGCACttgattgagagaaaaaacgaattgtccCTTATGGTTTGTTTTTTAGAACAATGCAGACAAGCCCAGTTGTACTTGTCAACGACTCGAGCCGGGCTCCAGACTAGATTGCGCCCCTCACATTGTTCGCTAGTGCAAACACAGCTCGTTTTAATGAGGCTCATTTCTTTCAGCCATCCGCACAATTCTCCTTCATGGCCTTGTTGCAACATTGGCCTGACGACGACGTCAAAATAACCGTCAAGATCACTGATTTTATCA includes:
- the Stt3B gene encoding dolichyl-diphosphooligosaccharide--protein glycosyltransferase subunit STT3B isoform X2; the encoded protein is MQSKTATVPYTKKVMFPDKKPSSKQMKSSTLTNAAGFSSLLTFTILLLAWISGFASRLFAVIRFESIIHEFDPWFNYRATAYMVQHGFYNFLNWFDERAWYPLGRIVGGTVYPGLMITSGSIHYILHSLNIPVHIRDICVFLAPVFSGLTAISTYLLTKELWSAGAGLFAACFIAIVPGYISRSVAGSYDNEGIAIFALQITYYLWVKSVKTGSIFWAAMTALSYFYMVSAWGGYVFIINLIPFHVFVLLVMNRYSNRLFTSYTTFYILGLLLSMQIPFVGFQPIRTSEHMAASGVFGLIIFVAALRYLRTVLTKTEIKYFGGVVAVTAGVLLAILAGLTYAGIVAPWSGRFYSLWDTGYAKIHIPIIASVSEHQPTTWFSFFFDLHILVTTFPVGLWYCIKRINDERVFVVLYAISAVYFAGVMVRLMLTLTPVVCMLAGIAFSGILELFLKEENRESGDREGGEGGDGSEEESEEESGRNVGGLYPVEARRGLYDKAGKLRRMKHERPKGSGDGLGANLRNGVAIGILMLLMMFTVHCTWVTSNAYSSPSIVLASYTNDGGRTILDDFREAYYWLAQNTVNDARVMSWWDYGYQIAGMANRTTLVDNNTWNNSHIALVGKAMSSNESAAYDIMTSLDVDYVLVIFGGMIGYSGDDINKFLWMVRIAEGEHPQDIRESDYFTERGEFRVDSEGSSTLLNSLMYKLSYFRFGEVTVDYRSPAGYDRTRNAEIGNKNFKLTYLDEAYTTEHWLVRIYRVKKPHEFNRPRIAMSDHTIPRSASRYQSKKLKLWGAGH
- the Stt3B gene encoding dolichyl-diphosphooligosaccharide--protein glycosyltransferase subunit STT3B isoform X1, which translates into the protein MQSKTATVPYTKKVMFPDKKPSSKQMKSSTLTNAAGFSSLLTFTILLLAWISGFASRLFAVIRFESIIHEFDPWFNYRATAYMVQHGFYNFLNWFDERAWYPLGRIVGGTVYPGLMITSGSIHYILHSLNIPVHIRDICVFLAPVFSGLTAISTYLLTKELWSAGAGLFAACFIAIVPGYISRSVAGSYDNEGIAIFALQITYYLWVKSVKTGSIFWAAMTALSYFYMVSAWGGYVFIINLIPFHVFVLLVMNRYSNRLFTSYTTFYILGLLLSMQIPFVGFQPIRTSEHMAASGVFGLIIFVAALRYLRTVLTKTEIKYFGGVVAVTAGVLLAILAGLTYAGIVAPWSGRFYSLWDTGYAKIHIPIIASVSEHQPTTWFSFFFDLHILVTTFPVGLWYCIKRINDERVFVVLYAISAVYFAGVMVRLMLTLTPVVCMLAGIAFSGILELFLKEENRESGDREGGEGGDGSEEESEEESGRNVGGLYPVEARRGLYDKAGKLRRMKHERPKGSGDGLGANLRNGVAIGILMLLMMFTVHCTWVTSNAYSSPSIVLASYTNDGGRTILDDFREAYYWLAQNTVNDARVMSWWDYGYQIAGMANRTTLVDNNTWNNSHIALVGKAMSSNESAAYDIMTSLDVDYVLVIFGGMIGYSGDDINKFLWMVRIAEGEHPQDIRESDYFTERGEFRVDSEGSSTLLNSLMYKLSYFRFGEVTVDYRSPAGYDRTRNAEIGNKNFKLTYLDEAYTTEHWLVRIYRVKKPHEFNRPRIAMSDHTIPRSASRYQSKKTARRKKGFIKGRPSVVKGLKPQGKAAA
- the Stt3B gene encoding dolichyl-diphosphooligosaccharide--protein glycosyltransferase subunit STT3B isoform X3, coding for MQSKTATVPYTKKVMFPDKKPSSKQMKSSTLTNAAGFSSLLTFTILLLAWISGFASRLFAVIRFESIIHEFDPWFNYRATAYMVQHGFYNFLNWFDERAWYPLGRIVGGTVYPGLMITSGSIHYILHSLNIPVHIRDICVFLAPVFSGLTAISTYLLTKELWSAGAGLFAACFIAIVPGYISRSVAGSYDNEGIAIFALQITYYLWVKSVKTGSIFWAAMTALSYFYMVSAWGGYVFIINLIPFHVFVLLVMNRYSNRLFTSYTTFYILGLLLSMQIPFVGFQPIRTSEHMAASGVFGLIIFVAALRYLRTVLTKTEIKYFGGVVAVTAGVLLAILAGLTYAGIVAPWSGRFYSLWDTGYAKIHIPIIASVSEHQPTTWFSFFFDLHILVTTFPVGLWYCIKRINDERVFVVLYAISAVYFAGVMVRLMLTLTPVVCMLAGIAFSGILELFLKEENRESGDREGGEGGDGSEEESEEESGRNVGGLYPVEARRGLYDKAGKLRRMKHERPKGSGDGLGANLRNGVAIGILMLLMMFTVHCTWVTSNAYSSPSIVLASYTNDGGRTILDDFREAYYWLAQNTVNDARVMSWWDYGYQIAGMANRTTLVDNNTWNNSHIALVGKAMSSNESAAYDIMTSLDVDYVLVIFGGMIGYSGDDINKFLWMVRIAEGEHPQDIRESDYFTERGEFRVDSEGSSTLLNSLMYKLSYFRFGEVTVDYRSPAGYDRTRNAEIGNKNFKLTYLDEAYTTEHWLVRIYRVKKPHEFNRPRIAMSDHTIPRSASRYQSKKLWGAGH
- the Pop5 gene encoding ribonuclease P/MRP protein subunit POP5; protein product: MVRFKNRYITIEIVPQGNEDKPLVLKTTALHLAIQDKVQKLYGDFGQAAIKAGFNAKYCNTHTRIALIKVRHGPHKFVIDSLPFISDVGGRLVKVNIIYVGATMKHCFNYIKKHQRKKLEELWSSLRTDMERKQMQDALTTLTPAMKDFQ
- the LOC122409630 gene encoding FGGY carbohydrate kinase domain-containing protein isoform X1; translated protein: MAYFIGVDVGTGSARAALFNSDGTIVKSALRNIEIFNPAANFYEQSSENIWKSVVHVVKIVKCGIPVNSIKGIGFDATCSLVALDQFGSPVSVSSTGRNEQNVVLWMDHRAEAEANYINTLGHELLRNVGGKISLEMEIPKILWLKNNLPEQWQKMKLLFDLPDFLTWKATNSETRSLCSLVCKWNYRASPDAKNRWDFDFFDQIGLSSLKDDHWRRIGNVVKLPGEAVGSGLSAKAAAELELWEGMPVGCSLIDAHAGALGMLGCRAPGISDDVTTRLSLICGTSTCHMALSDKGIFVEGVWGPYFSAIIADYWLNEGGQSATGKLLDHIIESHPATSQIRMKMDSKMHVQQYLTDLLQSMATKKNHADVAFLTKDYHVWPDFHGNRSPLADPSLQGMISGLSLANDEENLAVLYLATMHALTYGTRHILDELTKAGHKIETVLICGGLSQNSLFVQSQADVLGLPVLIPNERESVLLGAAILGACASGQFTNFQKAMSSMGGSGTVVKPNNISYPFHCRKYRVFQKMVKDQKEYRKIMHESM
- the LOC122409630 gene encoding FGGY carbohydrate kinase domain-containing protein isoform X2 produces the protein MDHRAEAEANYINTLGHELLRNVGGKISLEMEIPKILWLKNNLPEQWQKMKLLFDLPDFLTWKATNSETRSLCSLVCKWNYRASPDAKNRWDFDFFDQIGLSSLKDDHWRRIGNVVKLPGEAVGSGLSAKAAAELELWEGMPVGCSLIDAHAGALGMLGCRAPGISDDVTTRLSLICGTSTCHMALSDKGIFVEGVWGPYFSAIIADYWLNEGGQSATGKLLDHIIESHPATSQIRMKMDSKMHVQQYLTDLLQSMATKKNHADVAFLTKDYHVWPDFHGNRSPLADPSLQGMISGLSLANDEENLAVLYLATMHALTYGTRHILDELTKAGHKIETVLICGGLSQNSLFVQSQADVLGLPVLIPNERESVLLGAAILGACASGQFTNFQKAMSSMGGSGTVVKPNNISYPFHCRKYRVFQKMVKDQKEYRKIMHESM